Proteins encoded together in one Kitasatospora albolonga window:
- a CDS encoding ATP-binding protein produces MTAVTDEDPGNGTAEPAGGREKEGTDGGRWDDGLIARRAAAVDSRTAAGARGGDSRTDAGPGSPGADLVGADGDEDDLRPQVDAYGASGGPLPTRLDALRELVGLSRARLDRDTLAEAGRVLDEAAARQRLSSRHTVVAIAGATGSGKSTLFNALAGAPISDTGLRRPTTSQPIACSWTDGAAGLLDRLAIPGRLRRRPHPGPAAFDEAFQGLVLVDLPDHDSAATAHRDQVDRVLALVDAVIWVVDPEKYADAALHERYLRPLAGHAEVTFVVLNQIDRLPGEAADLVLDDLRRLLDEDGMALGEHGEPGATVMSLSALTGDGVPELREMLGRFVQDRTAATRRLSADVDAAAARLRPVYVAEGRPGLGERAREEFTDRLAEAVGAAAAGQAAEREWRRNAGRACGTPWLRLWRWYESRGLPGSLDRMGQALAPPEEELTARQRVEQAVRIVADDAADGLPAPWAQAVREAAFNGAKGLPEALDELAAKAAAGPAKASGKGSRKDSAKASRTDTGTGTDTSTGTGAASGTASGAVSRTSKEAGVSGLSGSRGLGTGVAPGGRPAKPPRPKWWPAAVLAQVSMTLLQIFGGLWLLGQIVGVLEPGLVTPALNMLAGVVGGPLVEWSCAAAIRGPARRYGQDAERRLREAAAGCGRARVLDPVSAELARYREVRERYVAVTEFSTTGR; encoded by the coding sequence ATGACTGCCGTCACGGACGAGGACCCGGGCAACGGCACGGCGGAGCCCGCCGGGGGGCGGGAGAAGGAGGGGACGGACGGCGGGCGCTGGGACGACGGCCTCATCGCGCGGCGGGCGGCCGCGGTGGATTCCCGTACGGCGGCCGGTGCGCGCGGTGGTGACTCCCGTACGGACGCGGGTCCGGGTTCTCCGGGTGCGGACCTGGTGGGCGCGGACGGGGACGAGGACGACCTGCGGCCCCAGGTCGACGCCTACGGGGCCTCCGGCGGCCCCCTGCCGACCCGGCTCGACGCCCTGCGCGAACTCGTCGGCCTCTCCCGCGCCCGGCTCGACCGGGACACCCTCGCCGAGGCGGGGCGCGTGCTGGACGAGGCGGCGGCCCGGCAGCGGCTCTCCTCCCGGCACACGGTCGTCGCCATCGCGGGCGCCACGGGAAGCGGCAAGTCCACCCTGTTCAACGCCCTGGCCGGGGCCCCGATCTCCGACACCGGGCTGCGCCGCCCCACCACCTCCCAGCCCATCGCGTGCAGCTGGACCGACGGGGCCGCCGGGCTCCTCGACCGCCTCGCGATCCCCGGCCGGCTCCGCCGCAGGCCGCACCCCGGGCCCGCCGCCTTCGACGAGGCGTTCCAGGGGCTCGTCCTGGTCGACCTGCCCGACCACGACTCCGCCGCGACGGCCCACCGGGACCAGGTGGACCGGGTGCTGGCGCTGGTCGACGCGGTGATCTGGGTGGTCGACCCGGAGAAGTACGCCGACGCCGCCCTGCACGAGCGCTACCTGCGCCCCCTGGCCGGGCACGCCGAGGTCACCTTCGTCGTCCTCAACCAGATCGACCGGCTCCCCGGCGAGGCCGCCGACCTCGTGCTCGACGACCTGCGCCGGCTCCTGGACGAGGACGGCATGGCGCTCGGCGAGCACGGCGAACCCGGCGCCACCGTCATGTCCCTCTCCGCGCTGACCGGCGACGGGGTGCCCGAACTGCGCGAGATGCTCGGCCGGTTCGTCCAGGACCGCACGGCCGCCACCCGCCGCCTCTCCGCCGATGTGGACGCGGCGGCGGCGCGGCTGCGTCCGGTGTACGTGGCGGAGGGGCGGCCGGGGCTGGGGGAGCGGGCCCGGGAGGAGTTCACCGACCGGCTGGCCGAGGCGGTGGGGGCGGCCGCCGCCGGGCAGGCCGCCGAGCGGGAGTGGCGCCGGAACGCGGGCCGGGCGTGCGGGACGCCGTGGCTGCGGCTGTGGCGCTGGTACGAGTCCCGGGGGCTGCCGGGCAGCCTGGACCGGATGGGCCAGGCGCTCGCCCCGCCGGAGGAGGAGCTGACGGCCCGGCAGCGGGTGGAGCAGGCGGTCCGGATTGTCGCGGACGACGCCGCCGACGGGCTCCCCGCCCCCTGGGCCCAGGCGGTGCGCGAGGCGGCGTTCAACGGTGCGAAGGGGCTGCCGGAGGCGCTGGACGAGCTGGCGGCGAAGGCGGCGGCGGGCCCCGCCAAGGCTTCGGGCAAGGGTTCGCGCAAGGATTCAGCCAAGGCTTCGCGTACGGATACGGGCACGGGTACGGATACGAGTACGGGTACGGGAGCGGCCTCGGGTACGGCTTCGGGCGCCGTTTCGCGTACGTCGAAGGAGGCGGGCGTTTCGGGGCTCTCCGGGAGCCGGGGCCTGGGCACCGGGGTGGCGCCCGGCGGGCGGCCGGCCAAGCCGCCCCGGCCGAAGTGGTGGCCCGCCGCGGTGCTGGCCCAGGTGTCGATGACGCTGCTCCAGATCTTCGGCGGCCTGTGGCTGCTCGGCCAGATCGTGGGCGTCCTGGAGCCGGGGCTTGTCACCCCCGCCCTGAACATGCTGGCCGGGGTCGTCGGCGGGCCGCTGGTGGAGTGGTCCTGCGCGGCGGCGATCCGTGGACCCGCCCGGC
- a CDS encoding ABC transporter ATP-binding protein yields the protein MLVGGGTWTAVADDGSPAVQREDRMLRMDGVPIDTSFFTSGGSGKRPAVLIGHGFGGSKNDVRAQAEKLAADGYAVLTWSARGFGRSGGKISLNDPQGEVKDVSGLIDWLAERPEVELDGKGDPRVGLTGASYGGAVSLLAAGHDRRVDAIAPVITYWNLADALFPDGVFKKLWAGIFITSGGGCEKFEQRLCAMYERVAVSGKPDPAAIDLLTERSPSAVADRIEVPSLILQGQSDSLFPLGHADAMQKAISANGAPVSVDWIAGGHDGGDSETARVEGRVGSWFDRYLKEETGTDTGPAFRVTRTGGFDSTDGAAMKRGATSDTYPGLRSGGREIPLRATGAAPGDATVPGTAPGEATAPGKNTAPGASDSTETFRNPAGAAPPAISAVPGIGGGISQLSSLGVGLSLDFPGQYARFESAPLATSVHVTGTPTVRVNVKATEGRDAVLFGKVYDVSPDGRQQRLPSQLVAPYRITPDQQGKPIELALPAVDHEFDAGHRMRLVFSATDLGYASPAEPATYTVTADGPLTVPTAPAVTTAAATLPWWTWGLPAAALVIAAALLITARRRTATPAPDPELADVPLRITGLSKKYAKSVDRYAVRELSFHVEKGQVLGLLGPNGAGKTTTLRMLMGLITPDEGEIRVFGQAIRPGAPVLSRVGAFVEGAGFLPHLSGRANLDLYWQATGRPAEDARIDEALEIAGLGDALARAVRTYSQGMRQRLAIAQAMLGMPDLLILDEPTNGLDPPQIREMRDVMIRYAAGGRTVIVSSHLLSEVEQSCTHLVVMDRGRLVQAGPVAEITGSGDMILVTTAEEVSEPLAEKVAALPGIGSAVRTDDGRGLLVRLDGATTARLVADLVRLDVPVTGVGPHRRLEDAFLTLISGGAA from the coding sequence GTGCTCGTGGGCGGGGGCACCTGGACCGCCGTCGCCGATGACGGCTCGCCCGCCGTGCAGCGCGAGGACCGGATGCTGCGGATGGACGGGGTGCCGATCGACACCTCGTTCTTCACCTCCGGCGGTTCCGGAAAGCGCCCCGCCGTGCTCATCGGGCACGGCTTCGGCGGCAGCAAGAACGACGTACGCGCCCAGGCCGAGAAGCTCGCGGCCGACGGGTACGCGGTGCTGACCTGGTCCGCGCGCGGCTTCGGCAGGTCCGGCGGGAAGATCTCCCTCAACGACCCGCAGGGCGAGGTCAAGGACGTCTCCGGGCTCATCGACTGGCTGGCGGAGCGCCCCGAGGTCGAGCTGGACGGCAAGGGCGACCCCCGGGTCGGCCTCACCGGCGCCTCCTACGGCGGCGCGGTCTCCCTCCTCGCCGCCGGGCACGACCGCCGGGTCGACGCCATCGCGCCCGTGATCACGTACTGGAACCTCGCCGACGCCCTCTTCCCCGACGGGGTCTTCAAGAAGCTCTGGGCCGGGATCTTCATCACCTCCGGCGGCGGCTGCGAGAAGTTCGAGCAGCGGCTCTGCGCGATGTACGAGCGCGTCGCCGTCAGCGGCAAGCCCGACCCGGCCGCGATCGACCTGCTCACCGAGCGCTCGCCCTCCGCCGTCGCCGACCGCATCGAGGTGCCCTCGCTCATCCTCCAGGGCCAGTCCGACTCCCTCTTCCCGCTCGGCCACGCCGACGCCATGCAGAAGGCGATCAGCGCCAACGGCGCACCCGTCTCCGTCGACTGGATCGCGGGCGGGCACGACGGCGGCGACAGCGAGACCGCGCGCGTCGAAGGGCGCGTCGGCTCCTGGTTCGACCGTTACCTGAAGGAGGAGACCGGTACCGACACCGGCCCCGCCTTCCGCGTCACCCGTACCGGAGGCTTCGACTCCACCGACGGCGCCGCCATGAAGCGCGGCGCGACCAGCGACACCTACCCGGGGCTGCGCAGCGGCGGCCGGGAGATCCCCCTGCGCGCCACCGGCGCCGCCCCCGGCGACGCCACCGTGCCCGGCACGGCCCCCGGCGAGGCCACCGCCCCCGGCAAGAACACCGCCCCCGGCGCGTCCGATTCCACGGAGACCTTCCGCAACCCCGCCGGGGCCGCCCCGCCCGCCATCTCCGCCGTCCCCGGCATCGGCGGCGGGATCTCCCAGCTCTCCTCCCTCGGCGTCGGGCTCTCGCTCGACTTCCCCGGGCAGTACGCCCGCTTCGAGTCGGCCCCGCTGGCCACCTCCGTACACGTCACCGGCACCCCCACCGTCCGCGTCAACGTCAAGGCGACCGAGGGCCGTGACGCGGTGCTCTTCGGCAAGGTGTACGACGTCTCGCCGGACGGCCGCCAGCAGCGGCTGCCGTCCCAGCTCGTCGCCCCCTACCGGATCACCCCCGACCAGCAGGGCAAGCCCATCGAACTGGCGCTGCCCGCCGTGGACCACGAGTTCGACGCCGGGCACCGGATGCGGCTCGTGTTCTCCGCGACCGACCTCGGCTACGCGTCCCCGGCCGAGCCCGCCACGTACACCGTGACCGCCGACGGACCGCTGACCGTCCCCACCGCACCCGCCGTCACCACCGCGGCGGCCACCCTCCCCTGGTGGACCTGGGGCCTCCCGGCCGCCGCCCTCGTCATCGCGGCCGCGCTCCTGATCACCGCCCGGCGGCGGACCGCCACACCCGCACCGGACCCCGAACTCGCCGACGTACCGCTCCGGATCACCGGGCTCTCGAAGAAGTACGCGAAGTCCGTCGACCGGTACGCCGTGCGCGAGCTCTCCTTCCACGTCGAGAAGGGGCAGGTCCTCGGGCTGCTCGGCCCCAACGGCGCGGGCAAGACGACCACCCTGCGCATGCTCATGGGGCTCATCACCCCCGACGAGGGCGAGATCCGCGTCTTCGGGCAGGCCATCCGCCCCGGCGCCCCGGTCCTCTCCCGGGTGGGCGCCTTCGTGGAGGGCGCGGGCTTCCTGCCGCACCTCTCCGGGCGCGCCAACCTGGACCTGTACTGGCAGGCCACCGGCCGCCCCGCCGAGGACGCCCGCATCGACGAGGCCCTGGAGATCGCGGGCCTCGGGGACGCGCTCGCCCGTGCGGTGCGGACGTACTCCCAGGGCATGCGGCAGCGGCTCGCCATCGCGCAGGCCATGCTCGGCATGCCGGACCTGCTCATCCTGGACGAGCCGACCAACGGGCTGGACCCGCCGCAGATCCGCGAGATGCGTGACGTGATGATCCGTTACGCGGCCGGGGGCCGGACCGTCATCGTCTCCAGCCACCTCCTCTCGGAGGTCGAGCAGTCCTGCACCCACCTGGTCGTCATGGACCGGGGCAGGCTCGTCCAGGCCGGTCCGGTCGCCGAGATCACCGGTTCCGGCGACATGATCCTGGTGACCACGGCGGAGGAGGTGTCCGAGCCGCTCGCGGAGAAGGTCGCCGCCCTGCCCGGCATCGGCTCCGCCGTCCGCACCGACGACGGGCGCGGCCTCCTGGTCCGCCTCGACGGCGCCACCACCGCACGCCTCGTCGCCGACCTCGTCCGGCTCGACGTCCCGGTCACCGGCGTCGGCCCGCACCGCCGCCTGGAGGACGCCTTCCTCACCCTGATCTCCGGAGGAGCAGCATGA
- a CDS encoding ATP-binding protein — translation MDVRPQLIDALSALRDRVAAVRLPLPLPGAERARQTRVELLAQLDDYLLPRLKDPEAPLLAVIGGSTGAGKSTLVNSLVGCRVSEAGVLRPTTRTPVLVCHPDDHHWFAGVRVLPQLTRIWLPPGQARDPDGLDELGAGADDEANVLRVETAVSLPRGLAILDAPDIDSLVVRNRVLAAELICAADVWVMVTTASRYADAVPWHLLRTAKEYDAALVTVLDRVPHQVIAEVSRQYAALLTRAGLGDVPRFTIPELPESAGGGSGLLPTTAVAPLRAWLTHRAQDPAARQQAVGRTASGLIESLNVRMPGLASAVAAQYAASVRLTGVVEDAYGKEADRIRRRLRSGAVLSGDARTRWRGFPLYSAPGELLDALVESLIALLQCSVSAADEQIRTQWSREPAAGVFRFDGAVREAGGWGPAEDVEGRIAVAVRRWRRVLEELAEEEVRQLERSVAPDPETVAALLAAALLGGRRARTAGEQLAERIGAQGALRLRDKGGELLTTYLDQVLGGERDRRLAPLDALDVAPEPQAELIAALSVLQKERWQR, via the coding sequence ATGGACGTACGGCCTCAGCTCATCGACGCACTTTCCGCCCTGCGCGACCGTGTCGCCGCCGTGCGTCTCCCACTCCCCCTGCCGGGGGCCGAACGCGCCCGGCAGACGAGGGTCGAACTCCTCGCGCAGCTCGACGACTACCTCCTGCCCCGCCTCAAGGACCCCGAGGCCCCGCTGCTCGCCGTGATCGGCGGTTCCACCGGAGCCGGGAAGTCCACGCTGGTCAACTCGCTCGTGGGGTGCCGGGTCAGCGAGGCCGGGGTGCTGCGGCCCACCACGCGTACGCCCGTGCTGGTGTGCCACCCCGACGACCACCACTGGTTCGCGGGCGTACGGGTGCTGCCGCAGCTCACCCGGATCTGGCTGCCGCCGGGTCAGGCCCGGGACCCCGACGGGCTCGACGAGCTCGGCGCGGGCGCGGACGACGAGGCGAACGTGCTGCGGGTGGAGACCGCCGTCAGCCTCCCCCGGGGGCTCGCGATCCTCGACGCCCCCGACATCGACTCCCTCGTCGTACGCAACCGGGTCCTGGCCGCCGAACTCATCTGCGCCGCCGACGTCTGGGTCATGGTCACCACCGCCTCCCGGTACGCCGACGCGGTGCCCTGGCATCTGCTGCGTACCGCGAAGGAGTACGACGCCGCCCTCGTCACCGTCCTCGACCGGGTGCCCCACCAGGTGATCGCCGAGGTCTCCCGGCAGTACGCGGCGCTCCTGACCCGCGCCGGACTCGGGGACGTACCCCGGTTCACCATCCCCGAGCTGCCCGAGTCGGCGGGCGGCGGCAGCGGGCTGCTCCCCACCACCGCCGTCGCCCCGCTGCGCGCCTGGCTCACCCACCGGGCCCAGGACCCCGCCGCCCGGCAGCAGGCGGTGGGGCGTACCGCCTCGGGGCTCATCGAGTCGCTCAACGTACGGATGCCCGGGCTGGCGTCGGCCGTCGCGGCGCAGTACGCGGCGTCCGTCCGGCTCACCGGAGTGGTCGAGGACGCGTACGGCAAGGAGGCCGACCGGATTCGGCGCAGGCTCCGGAGCGGGGCGGTCCTCTCCGGGGACGCGCGCACCCGGTGGCGCGGCTTCCCCCTCTACAGCGCGCCCGGTGAGCTCCTCGACGCGCTGGTGGAGAGCCTGATCGCCCTCCTCCAGTGCTCCGTGTCCGCCGCCGACGAGCAGATCCGTACGCAGTGGAGCCGCGAGCCCGCCGCCGGGGTGTTCCGGTTCGACGGCGCCGTCCGGGAGGCCGGGGGGTGGGGGCCCGCCGAGGACGTGGAGGGCCGGATCGCCGTGGCCGTACGGCGGTGGCGGCGGGTCCTGGAGGAGCTCGCCGAGGAAGAGGTGCGGCAGCTCGAACGCAGCGTGGCGCCCGACCCCGAGACCGTCGCCGCCCTGCTCGCGGCGGCCCTGCTCGGCGGGCGCCGGGCCCGTACGGCGGGGGAGCAGCTCGCCGAACGCATCGGCGCCCAGGGCGCGCTCCGCCTCCGCGACAAGGGCGGCGAACTGCTGACGACCTATCTGGACCAGGTGCTCGGCGGCGAACGCGACCGTCGGCTCGCCCCGCTCGACGCGCTCGACGTCGCCCCCGAACCGCAGGCCGAACTGATCGCCGCGCTTTCCGTACTGCAGAAGGAGAGGTGGCAGCGATGA
- a CDS encoding N-acetylmuramoyl-L-alanine amidase codes for MATPLSADKLLKALRDEGLHVVEHRSWRTNNRNHKGAWGPTHGVMIHHTVTSGTASSVELCYNGHSALPGPLCHGVIAKDGTVHLVGNGRANHAGLGDDDVLRAVIAEKALPPDNEANTDGNRYFYGFECVNLGDGKDPWPAAQLLAIERAAAAVCRAHRWSERSVIGHLEWQPGKVDPRGFTMNSMRTRIGKRLGGAPDGPAKPPPKPAYEPFPGASFFKAGRNSPVITAMGRRLVAEGCGRYTVGPGPAWSTADRNSYAAWQRKLGYTGTDADGIPGKTSWDRLKVPNV; via the coding sequence ATGGCGACGCCGCTGTCCGCCGACAAGCTGCTCAAAGCCCTCCGCGACGAAGGACTCCACGTCGTCGAGCACCGGAGCTGGCGTACGAACAACCGGAATCACAAGGGGGCCTGGGGTCCGACGCACGGCGTCATGATCCATCACACCGTCACCTCGGGCACCGCGTCCTCCGTCGAGCTCTGCTACAACGGCCACTCCGCCCTCCCCGGTCCCCTCTGCCACGGCGTGATCGCCAAGGACGGGACCGTCCACCTCGTGGGGAACGGGCGCGCCAACCACGCCGGGCTCGGCGACGACGACGTTCTGCGTGCCGTGATCGCGGAGAAGGCGCTGCCCCCGGACAACGAGGCCAACACCGACGGCAACCGGTACTTCTACGGCTTCGAGTGCGTCAACCTCGGCGACGGGAAGGACCCCTGGCCGGCGGCCCAGCTGCTGGCGATCGAGCGGGCCGCCGCAGCCGTCTGCCGGGCGCACCGCTGGTCGGAGCGGTCGGTGATCGGGCACCTCGAATGGCAGCCGGGCAAGGTCGATCCGCGCGGCTTCACCATGAACTCGATGCGCACCAGGATCGGCAAGCGGCTGGGCGGCGCCCCGGACGGGCCCGCCAAACCGCCCCCGAAACCGGCGTACGAGCCGTTCCCCGGGGCGTCCTTCTTCAAGGCGGGCCGCAACAGCCCCGTCATCACGGCCATGGGCAGGCGCCTGGTGGCCGAGGGCTGCGGCCGGTACACGGTGGGCCCCGGCCCGGCCTGGTCCACCGCGGACCGGAACTCGTACGCGGCCTGGCAGCGCAAGCTGGGTTATACGGGCACCGACGCCGACGGCATTCCGGGGAAGACCAGCTGGGACCGGCTCAAGGTGCCCAACGTGTGA
- a CDS encoding DNA polymerase III → MTPHSPALPAPGLRDYAFDWALVDVETSGLVARRDRVLSVAVVTMGPDGERTGEFSTLLNPGCDPGPVDVHGLTAERLLGAPTFDQVAGRIGALLQDRVLVAHNAQFDYDFLAHEFARARLYLPVSQRLCTLALNRQVDPPAEDMKLGTLAAHYGVPQLRAHDALDDTRVLAGILRATLREAARLDLPLPLVACPPRQDTRFAPQPPKTPCAYRNPGRAEAGGPLVQGMKIAITGETATSRAELVARSVAAGLNVMTSVSRHTSALVTNAAGSGSAKARRAAAEGVPVIDEHTFLRLLDDVRPGTRHLAAGAEAGVAPVAAGAGVAPVAVVTAGEAGATAATGAAVAVPVAPAAPSSPEAAVPAPRRPAPAAVPAARPLAGRRVLVLGGTHPAAAAARSRVVELGGSAAINLSRSVTDAVLLPGGETDRRIRRMPKLGLPVHDEHWLTAPEGAPAGTGAASGAARPTPEADRPSAPLVLPRGGVADLPTAQAPLWHITAAWAPRDRCEIDVVAFVLDEDEQVTFDEDFVFYGAPENPAGTVRLLTDGPAEQTIAVDLASLPPSSRKVAVAAAIDGEGTFGDVGAVQVTAVPGTGAAPLAGATLDAATTERTLLLAEFYRRGPVWRFRAVGQGYDHGLADLARGYGVDIAD, encoded by the coding sequence ATGACACCGCACTCCCCCGCCCTCCCCGCGCCCGGCCTGCGCGATTACGCCTTCGACTGGGCGCTGGTGGACGTGGAGACGTCCGGGCTCGTCGCGCGGCGGGACCGGGTGCTGTCGGTCGCGGTGGTGACCATGGGGCCGGACGGGGAGCGGACCGGGGAGTTCTCGACCCTGCTGAACCCGGGGTGCGACCCGGGGCCGGTGGACGTGCACGGCCTGACGGCCGAACGGCTGCTGGGGGCGCCGACCTTCGACCAGGTCGCGGGGCGGATCGGGGCGCTGTTGCAGGACCGGGTCCTGGTGGCCCACAACGCCCAGTTCGACTACGACTTCCTGGCGCACGAGTTCGCGCGGGCCCGCCTGTATCTGCCGGTCTCCCAGCGGCTGTGCACCCTCGCGCTCAACCGGCAGGTGGACCCGCCCGCCGAGGACATGAAGCTGGGAACGCTGGCGGCGCACTACGGCGTTCCGCAGCTGCGGGCGCACGACGCCCTGGACGACACCCGCGTGCTGGCCGGCATCCTCCGCGCGACGCTCCGGGAGGCCGCGCGGCTCGACCTGCCCCTGCCCCTGGTGGCCTGCCCGCCGCGCCAGGACACGCGGTTCGCGCCCCAGCCGCCGAAGACGCCCTGCGCGTACCGCAATCCGGGACGGGCGGAGGCGGGCGGTCCGCTCGTCCAGGGCATGAAGATCGCCATCACCGGGGAGACGGCGACCTCGCGCGCCGAGCTCGTGGCGCGGTCGGTCGCGGCGGGGCTGAACGTCATGACCTCGGTCAGCCGCCACACCAGCGCGCTGGTCACCAACGCGGCCGGATCGGGGTCCGCGAAGGCCCGGCGGGCAGCCGCCGAGGGCGTACCGGTGATCGACGAGCACACGTTCCTGCGGCTGCTCGATGACGTACGGCCCGGTACGCGGCACCTGGCGGCGGGGGCGGAGGCTGGGGTGGCGCCTGTGGCGGCAGGGGCGGGGGTGGCGCCTGTGGCAGTTGTTACGGCCGGGGAGGCCGGGGCCACCGCTGCGACCGGGGCGGCCGTGGCTGTCCCTGTTGCTCCTGCGGCCCCTTCCTCACCGGAAGCGGCCGTACCCGCTCCACGCCGACCGGCCCCGGCGGCCGTACCGGCGGCCCGCCCCCTGGCCGGGCGGCGGGTCCTCGTCCTCGGTGGCACGCACCCCGCCGCGGCCGCCGCGCGCAGCCGGGTCGTCGAACTGGGCGGTTCCGCCGCCATCAACCTCTCGCGGAGCGTCACCGACGCCGTGCTCCTGCCGGGAGGGGAGACCGACCGCCGGATACGACGAATGCCAAAGCTGGGACTTCCCGTGCACGACGAACACTGGCTGACCGCACCGGAGGGCGCTCCCGCCGGAACCGGTGCCGCCTCCGGGGCGGCCCGGCCGACGCCGGAGGCGGACCGGCCGTCGGCCCCCCTCGTCCTGCCGCGCGGCGGTGTCGCGGACCTGCCCACAGCGCAGGCCCCGCTGTGGCACATCACCGCGGCCTGGGCGCCGCGGGACAGGTGCGAGATCGATGTCGTCGCCTTCGTGCTCGACGAGGACGAACAGGTCACCTTCGACGAGGACTTCGTCTTCTACGGTGCCCCCGAGAACCCCGCGGGCACCGTGCGCCTCCTCACCGACGGCCCGGCCGAACAGACGATCGCCGTCGACCTCGCCTCGCTCCCGCCCTCCTCACGCAAGGTGGCCGTCGCGGCTGCCATCGACGGGGAGGGGACCTTCGGGGACGTCGGCGCGGTCCAGGTCACCGCGGTCCCCGGTACCGGTGCCGCACCGCTGGCCGGGGCCACCCTCGACGCCGCCACCACGGAACGCACGCTGCTCCTCGCCGAGTTCTACCGCCGGGGGCCGGTCTGGCGCTTCCGTGCCGTCGGACAGGGGTACGACCACGGGCTCGCCGACCTGGCGCGCGGCTACGGCGTCGACATCGCCGACTGA
- a CDS encoding ABC transporter permease codes for MSAPVQPPEDRVTTEHPEAAGYRAGRTLPLRVEAMRQLRRRRTLLMGGILAALPFILIIAFAIGGSPDGEDGGGGRGGNRINLMDVATESAANFAATSLFVSAGFLLVIPVALFCGDTVASEASWSSLRYLLAAPVPRVRLLWSKLVVALGFSLAAMVLLPVVALAAGTAAYGWGPLKLPTGGALAAGDTVPRLALVVAFIFVSQLVTAGLAFWLSTKTDAPLGAVGGAVGLTIVGNVLDAVTALGSWREFLPAHWQFAWADALQPQLEWGGMIKGTAISVTYALILFALAFRGFSRKDIVS; via the coding sequence ATGAGCGCCCCCGTCCAGCCCCCCGAGGACCGGGTGACGACCGAGCACCCGGAGGCCGCGGGCTACCGCGCCGGGCGCACGCTCCCCCTCCGCGTCGAGGCCATGCGGCAGCTGCGCAGGCGCCGCACTCTGCTCATGGGCGGCATCCTCGCGGCCCTCCCCTTCATCCTGATCATCGCCTTCGCGATCGGCGGCTCGCCGGACGGCGAAGACGGCGGCGGGGGCCGGGGCGGCAACCGGATCAACCTGATGGACGTGGCGACCGAGTCCGCCGCGAACTTCGCCGCCACCTCGCTGTTCGTCTCGGCCGGCTTCCTGCTGGTGATCCCGGTGGCCCTGTTCTGCGGGGACACCGTGGCCTCCGAGGCGAGCTGGTCCTCGCTGCGCTATCTGCTCGCCGCGCCCGTGCCGCGGGTGCGGCTGCTGTGGTCCAAGCTCGTCGTCGCGCTCGGCTTCAGCCTCGCCGCGATGGTGCTGCTGCCGGTCGTCGCGCTGGCCGCGGGAACGGCGGCCTACGGGTGGGGGCCGCTGAAACTGCCGACCGGGGGAGCGCTGGCGGCCGGGGACACCGTGCCCCGCCTCGCGCTCGTCGTCGCGTTCATCTTCGTCTCCCAACTCGTCACGGCGGGGCTGGCGTTCTGGCTCTCGACAAAGACGGACGCCCCGCTCGGCGCGGTCGGCGGAGCGGTGGGCCTGACCATCGTCGGCAATGTGCTCGACGCGGTGACGGCGCTCGGCTCCTGGCGCGAGTTCCTGCCCGCGCACTGGCAGTTCGCCTGGGCCGACGCGCTCCAGCCGCAGCTGGAGTGGGGCGGCATGATCAAGGGGACGGCGATCTCGGTGACGTACGCCCTGATCCTGTTCGCTCTGGCCTTCCGCGGGTTCAGTCGTAAGGACATCGTGTCCTGA
- a CDS encoding GNAT family N-acetyltransferase codes for MDIRRATTVTELLAAGRLFDAPPREEWAARFLAADGHVLLIAYVDGAPAGFVSGIEMRHPDKGTEMCLYELGVDEPFRRRGIGRALTRALVDLARERGCYGLWVGVEPGNEAALATYRAAGAAADGEFAMLTWEFTADGGAG; via the coding sequence GTGGACATTCGCCGCGCAACGACCGTCACGGAGCTCCTCGCCGCCGGCCGTCTCTTCGACGCCCCGCCCCGCGAGGAGTGGGCGGCCCGCTTCCTGGCGGCGGACGGCCATGTGCTGCTGATCGCGTATGTGGACGGGGCCCCGGCGGGCTTCGTCTCGGGCATCGAGATGCGGCACCCGGACAAGGGCACGGAGATGTGCCTGTACGAACTCGGCGTCGACGAACCGTTCCGCCGCCGGGGCATCGGCCGGGCCCTGACCCGGGCGCTGGTGGACCTCGCCCGGGAGCGCGGCTGCTACGGCCTGTGGGTGGGGGTGGAACCCGGCAACGAGGCGGCACTGGCGACGTACCGGGCGGCGGGGGCGGCGGCGGACGGGGAGTTCGCGATGCTGACGTGGGAGTTCACCGCGGACGGTGGGGCCGGGTAG